One Nicotiana tabacum cultivar K326 chromosome 23, ASM71507v2, whole genome shotgun sequence genomic window, AATTCAAGcaaactttctttcaatttccggGAAGCATCAGAACTTCTCGGATTCAACCCTTTGGTAAATGCTTCTGCTACCCATTTGGTTGCTATGGCCGGGAGCAATATCCATTCTTTCTGGAATCAGGTCACGAACTCTCGCTATAATTCTGACTCTCCTTCTGTAGTTCTGAATATGTCAGCTTTTTGGGCTTGTACCTTTCTGACCCCGGCATGGGCCTTAACgaaagaatccgcgagcatctcgatggaatctatggaatgctcgggcaggagtgaataccatgtcagggcccCCATTCGTGAGGGTCCCCCCGTATTTCTTCAAtaagactgactcaatctcatgtAGAGCCAAATCGTTTCTCTTCACCGTTATTTTATAGGTGGTGATATGTTCCTGAGGATttgaagtcccatcatacttcggcacatctggcattttgaaccgctttgggATTAACTCCGGTGCCGTGCTCGGTTTGAACGACATCTAGGTGTACTTCTTTGAATCCAGTCTtttcaatactggtggtgcgcccggaatttgatccattcaggcgtttacttccctcataaactACATGATTTCGGGTTTAAAGGGATCATTCTTATTGTCATTACCGAATCTGCTACCGTTCTCCCCCGGCCCTGTCAAAGCCGACTTTgcccctcggggtgttgttatcGACCTTCTGCattgtttgatttgcgggagcaccCGGAGGAACTTGACCTCGTCCATTCGCGTTATTGGAGGCACCCGACAACGCCTGCCTTAATTCCGTCATGACCTGATCTTGCCGCGAGAGATGGCCCATAATGACTTTTTGTTGCTCCCTTAGGATCCTTATTGTTTCAACGACGTGCTCGTCTTCAGCATCATTAGGAGTTACCTCTCGAACCGGCGTATTGCCCGTCGTGAACCGGCGTGGCCTCGTCCCCCTCGTTGCGGGTATCACTGATGGAATCTTCGTGCTGAGgctgatttccttgggcctcaacgttgtgtatgatgttgacatcgttatctgacatttttaataatttttgctaagaacaaagaATCTAACAAGTCAttaatagatgcaaggatcaatTCGATTATGCAGCTGTCTAAGCCCCAcagtggacgccaaactgtttacccgtaaaacggtataattgaatttatacatgGTTTATAGACAAATGAATCGATTTaatcctaaaatgataaataaattagacagaaatataaaacttagcattgaaatcgagataaaaCAGTAATGATCTTGAGCCTGGGAGTGGAACTTCCGGGGGGCAGTAAGAGCAATATAGATAAGCAAGAAAAtaaaatgttattgagctttGAACAAAGTATGGTGTAtgcttgtcagaaaattcgtgtgTTTACAATGATGGTAGAGCCCACTGTTTATATTTGCACCTAgtgaacaaggtcctaggatcaagtctctcttaaatgacaattatgagggccattgaagaatgtgtaatggtaggcagtgaatgtcatattctctgtaacggaccgtgcacttaatgctatagaatattcttcattgaatgctaccgATTGAATGCTGCCGGGTGGTAGGCATTTATTTAGGCATTTATTTCACCTTTATGAATATCATTCTCTCTGATAACAAACGAGATCGTTGCCTTCGATTCTGACTGTCTTCTGTCTTCGACTTTACGTGTCGCTTTCTCACATgatcatttaatataaatatatttcaCCCTACGCAAtagtaataattaaaaattatatctCCTCGTAAACTTGAAATTTTAAATTCTCCTCCGCGTGAAAGAGCATGTCGGCATTCTAAACAGCAAATAGAATGGTCTCATATTATGGGGCCTTCATTTATTATGAATTGAGGTGCCAATGCACTCAATTGCAATGAAGACCAGACTAAAAGTTACTTTGTGAGCTGAAAATGCAGTTCACCAAATACTCTGAAATCATTTATCCCTCCACCAATATGCACTTCTTTTATATTCACCTGAACATATTTCTTTTTTTGATCTGTTTCAAGAAAATGacctatttttaaatttaaaaataattttatttaaatttataattttatccttaataaaatttttttttaatcacataaatattctgggctcctttttgacttgtttaggatcacaaattccaaaagtattcattttttttaaacttcgtgCTCAgttaaataggttcacataagCTGAAATGGAGGGAATACTACTTTTGTTTCAATTTAAGTAGTATTTTATTATATGTCACGAAAACgtcattttgtttttaatattcagtAACTTTTAATTTGAATATTCTCATTTTACTTCAAATGGCATTCTTTGTAGAAATAACATGACATATTAATTAAGATACAAGATTCAAAGAGCAATTATGGTAAGTTATGCACATTTAATTTAatactacaaaaataaaataaaataaaaattatttatattttctaaattttgtgTTTAATTTAACTCAGACACTGTAAAATTAGTGGCCgcggagggggggagggggggggggttgtaattcatgatttttctcCTTCAGAAATCCAAATTGTGCGAGTCCAAGGCTGCAAAGCCACCaagtcaccaagtccacaaacagTGTACATCTCCCAAAAGTTCCAATTATTTTAACACGTGTCGTTTCTTTGATCAGTGAAGTTCCCACAAAAGATAAAGCCAGATTAGACCTTatctttgttttcatttttcttttgaacaCTCATCATTTTCAAGTCTATGGTCAGTTTTTTAGtatgtaatattaatattctAGTTCACTCCCTTCctctgatttttatttttatttatgtttaaAGGGCAACTAGCGAGATGTGTAGCTTTTTTTTATGTGTGAATTGGTTCTTATTATTTGTCACAAGTAAGTCAAAATAAAAGAGGAAAGTTTCAATAGCTAggactttttattttttgataaattCTTACCTTAATACTAACTTacaattaaaacataatagtagTTGTATAGCATGTGTGTGCATCACGCTGCACGCTCAGACACATTAGTAATCTTTGGCTATGGTAGATCTCTGTAGGAGGAAGAAGGGCACGATATATAAGCCAGAAGGCGGTTAGTTCatcgaaaaattatattgtgtatataagttaaatattattttttatacatatatattaaatattaatatccTTAAATATTCTTAATAAAATCTTTGTCTTCGCCACTTAATCATGAAAAAGGCCTAGCTATTTAcgatagaaataaaagaaagaaaacaaatacaAGAGAAAGGAAGGAAGAAAATATAATTCACTTTTTCTAGTTTCTTAGCTAGTAGATTGTAGCAAGCTTGACCATGAGAGGTACAATTAGTTTACTGCACCAATCACAAAACATAATGATTTGATGGTAAGTTAGTCAATTATTAGGGAAGAAATTCGCAACTTCATGAAGTTAAAATACAATTAGTTTACTGAACCAATCACAAAACACGTGAGCTGTTCTAATGATTTGACAGAAAGTCTAGTTAGTCAATTACTAAGGAAGTTTCACATGAAGTTAAAgtttaagtgggcgtttggacataagaatagTAAAATTACggaaaaaatgaattaaaaaaaattagagttgtgtttggacataaatataattttgggctgtttttgaatttttgtgggtgatctaaagtgaaaattttgaaaaataactttttggagtttttcaaattttcgaaaaattccaaaattcatcttctagtgaaaattgaaaattttatggccaaacacttatttcgaaaaaaaataaaataaaattcgaaaaaagtaaatattttcttatggccaaacgggccctAAAAGTTAACTTGTCATTTCTAATTACACTCACTCCTTGTGTCTTTTTTAAGGCTAAATACATAAACGGTCTCTTTAACTTGTCCACAAGGATCATATGAACACATCAACTAACCCCATTATCAATTAGACACCTTCTCTGACTCCGACTCCGACAGAAGTGCGACCTCGTGAATCCCTTACGCTGATATTGCTTTATATTCATATCTGAGGGCGTAAAATCCTAAAAAAtcagcttttctttttcttttttaaaattaaccTTACTTCATGTGGATCGCACTTACCTTCATCTTCACATTTCTCCTTCTTTAGATTTTTCACCTTCCATGGAAAATAACAAGAACAAATAAAGAGTTTCTTCCAAATTATAGCAAATGGAAAAAACATAACATAAGCATAGACTTTTGCCAATATACATTGTCAAAATTGCTTATACAATAAACACCAAGAATTAACCTAATAATTAGTTGGATAAATTAAATTTTACAATATTAAGGTAGAAGAATCGTGCTTGAGGTGAAATTTTTAGTAGTACTCAATAGAATAAATTGAACCATCTAAAACATTGACGCTTTaaccaaattaaatatttttccaGAATCAGTCACAACAGAGAGCATATTTTTTGCTAAACTGCTGCAAATTTTATGGCTAAACTCAACCACCGAAAAAGTGAAGTAAGGGAAGAATTGGATCAGTGGGTTTGGGCAAACttggaagaaagaagaagaagaagaaaaggttgttggggggggggggtgattgtcttttttttttctttttaaaaatacaCGTGTTGTTTTataatttgttcttttctttttctaggtCAACACGATTGTATTTCATGCTTATGATTTTTTAGAATCGAGTGTCTACGTAGTTACACTTCAGTCAGAGAAGAGGTGTCTAATTGATTATGAAATAAGTTGAGATGTTCATGTGATGGTTATGGATAACTTCAAGGGGCCGTTTACGTATTTTGTCCTttttaattttcctctctttttggTGGTGacctcttcttatttttttcatttgtatgtatagataagaaaataagaaCAGTAAAAGTTAAATTGACAGAGTATAAGCTTTTGGAGCCCTTAAACTTTACTATTTTTGTTTGCTAGTACATGAAAGAAATCTTTTCTTCTTCTATATAAGAAGTATTTATGGATTCTAGAAATAATAATGACGAAATAAATTTAGTtcgattattttaattttaaccaagaaaaatcatgaaatttACGAAAAAACTATGGTCATAATAATCATGATAATTGCAGAACCAATGGCCACCGATTTTTCTGATGATGCATATATGAATAACGCTTATTAGTCAACATTTTGATCAGGATCACCATATTTTATAAGAATATGCACAGTCAGTATAAGAGTTTTACATCTTCAAATTTATTTACTTGTTATACCATTCATTATTGTCATctcaaaatgaaggaaaaagggaaggaaaaaaaTTGTTGTTATCTCTATTAGATATATTTACTACTTCATGTTATCCCCCCAATAAAGAACATaccataatattaaaaaaaatgctattattctttaatttgttacTCCCAAATAAAGAACGTACCAAAAAAAtcaacaaataaaaatacaatatcATTTACTTTGTTATCTCCCCAAATAAAGAGCATACCATAGAATTCAACAAATAAGATACAAGTATCCTTTTATTTGTTACTCCCCAATAAAGAACATACCATAAACATcaacaaataaaatataattattctttaatttgttatCTTCCCCAATAAATAACATACCATAAAAATCAACAATCAAATTCAAGTTATTTAATCTGACAAatcacatataatatatataatatatataatatgtgtatatatTTATCCACGCCCAATGTTTAGACTATACAATACTAGTTTATCACCATGAAGTAGATTTAATTATGAGATACGAATATACTCACTCCGTCTCAAATTATCTGTCGTATTTCTCTTTTACACGccccttaagaaaatattaaataggaaaggtttttgactattttatttttatttatgtcttaagatataatctATCTTCATTTAATACTTACTCATAATTAAGGTATTTGTAGTCTTCAAGATCAATTAATATTAAGGGtagaatagaaaaaaaaaaagaaatttactcttgaacttctaaaatgacaaataatttgggACAAGTATTTTTAGAACCACGACAGATAATTTGAGACGGAGAATGTGCTTATTTAACTACTCATAGCTAATCTATTGAGATTTATATGCAAATACGGATCATGCCATGTATAAACTAACTTGTTATAGATATTACGTGCGAAtaactccctccggtccacaacaAGTAACTATTTTACCTTTGTTACACACATTAAAGAAATACGAATtcctaaagaaaaaaatatatttactaaattaattttaattaattattaccttaatatattaaaatatataaataagagtaaattttaattattatttttttaaaattatataaataaatacttattttaaactaaaataaaaggaTAAAATGGACACTTGGATCGGAGGGAGTACTAATTTTATcggcataacaacaacaaaagataAAGACAGGCCTTATTACCTTTTTTGCCAATAACGGCCGACTTCCTCAAACTCATCTCATACTTCACTTTCATTTATCAGCCGTAGCCATTCAACTTTAAATTCCATAAATGGACATATTCCATTTTCCCCTCACAGCATAGACCTAACTATTTCTTTTACGATTCTCTAATCCATTAGGGGTATTTTTGGTAACAAGAAGTTCGTGGGCCCCACCTTGGACGGCGTTTGTTGTCATTCACCAGCTATATATATTTCTCTTCTCATATAATCTTCCCTCAGAAAACTGTCATTTAACTACTTTTCTAAGCAATTTATAACAGGTACAAGCATTACAAAAATACCCatgatcttttttttttatatacaaaTATTCATATGATTACGTTGGTTTTTGGTGACTTTATTGGAACAAGTTCTGCTTTCATGTGGAATGCTTCTGgttttttgagtaattttaggtCATATTCTTTGTTGTACTCGGctactttcagttattatttcTTGTTCCTTTTTTGGATTCTTGAGCCCTTTTTCatccttttaaatatttttccctttttggaaATTCTTATGTTGGAGCTTTTCTTTGTGAACGTTTTTGGAGTTTGGTCTAATTCTGGATTTCTCTGTTTCTTTTCCCTCTATTTTTGTAGTTTATTTTATAAGCTAGTTAACTGTGTATATCAAAGGTGATGACTTTCTAAATGTAAAAGATTTGTCTTATTAACTGCATTAGTTAATAGCAAAGAACACCTTTTTTTCAATGTTTTTCAGGCAACCTTCTGAATTAAGTAGCACTGAATTagtccaaaaaaaaaacacagaCATTTATAAATCTTTTTTCTTGTCTTTGTATGTATGTCTGAATAGCTATACTAAAGATTCCATGGAAGTGTTAGTTTTTCTGTATTTATATGTATGTCTGATAAGCTATAGAAAAGATTCGTTTGTGGACTGTTATTACAAAACATCAGATAGATGTGTTTTACCTTTGACTTTTTTGTTTGCATACAGTGTGGAACAATCAAGAACAGAAAAATTTGCAGCCTATGCTTGTTTGACACCTCCTTTTATAAGCTAACTATCAGAGTTTATAGGTTCTTAAATTCCACACACACTGACACACAGTCACACAaatacatttatttattttagtataTTTTATTGTCTACACATTTAATTATATGTTTTCTTGTCTTTGTCTGTATGTCTAAATAGCTATAGTAAAGATTCCATGGAAGTGTTAATTTTTCTGAATTTGTATGTGTGTCTGATAAGCTAGAGAAAAGATTTCTTTTTGGACTGTTTTATTTCAAAACATTAAATTTGTGTTTTCACCTTTGACTGTTTTGTACTATGTCTGATTGCTAACAGTATAAAACAATCAAGAACTGAAAAATTTGCAGCATATGCTTGTTTGACACCTACTTTTATAAACTAACAATCAGAGTTTATAGGTTCTTATAAACAGCTTTCTAGGAGATGATTCATAGAATTTTACTTATCTATATATCCAATATCCATATACCCCACCCCCCTCCCCAACAAAACAAAAATAGCCCCAACCCCACCTCTCAAAATTGGATAAATTACTTACTGGGAAGCTAATCTTTCTTGATTAGTAGTGTTAAAAAGTTGAGATCTTTGTTCTTATATTTAGCTATTTATTGTAGGAAGATCATGAAGATGCTGGTGGAGAAGATTGAGCAGAAGTTTGATCAAGAAAAAGTGATTGAGGAATTTGAGGATTTGACAAAAGATGCTGGCAAAATTCAAGAAGAGACACTTGAAAAGATACTGGAACAGAATAGAGGGACAGAATATTTGCAGCAATGGGGTTTGAATGGTAAAACTGATCCTCAGACTTTCAAGAATTGTGTCCCTATTGTAACTCACAATGATTTGGAGCCTTACATTCAAAGAGTTGCTGATGGTGATCTTTCTCCCATTCTTACTGGAAAACCAATTGAAACCATCTCATTGAGGTAATGTAAAAAtggatcttttttttttgtgaggttcttattttcttgatgtttttagAAGTAGAATAAGGAAATTTAGTGGTTGGTTTGCAGTTCTGGTACTACTCAAGGGAAGCCAAAGTTTGTACCTTTCAATGATGAATTGATGGAGTCCACTATGCAGATATTCAAGACCTCTTTTGCCTTTAGGAACAGGTAATGCTATTTGtcattttgttctattttttaaACTCTGGAAATTTGCTTGTTGAAAATGGGaagcccggtgcacaaagcatcccgcattcacgcagggtccggggaagggctgcACCCCAAGGGGTGTGAAGTAGACAGCCTACCCTAACGCAAGGATTAGTGGTTGCTTCCGCAGCTCTTACTCGTGACCTATAGGAGCAGGCATTGGCTCATAAAATTTCTCTAAGCAGCCATGGAAAGTTAAAGAGTTTAAATGGTGATAAATGTTGGGGACACATAACTAACTTTGTCACAATTGAGACTTTTCAAtcccaagaaaaagaaaaggactgGTCATTCTTTCTTCAATTAAATTAAATGTTTGGTTTGTTATAGCTTAGCTAAATGTAGTAGTTCTGTTTTTTTTCATTCAGAGAATTTCCAATTGGAAATGGGAAGGCTTTGCAGTTTATTTACAGCAGCAAACAGTTCAAAACAAAGGGAGGTTTAGCAGCAGGAACAGCCACTACCAATGTGTACAGAAATGCACAATTCAAGAAGACAATGAAAGCAATGTGTACCCCATGTTGTAGTCCTGATGAAGTAATATTTGGCCCTGATTTTCACCAATCCTTATACTGCCACCTTTTGTGTGGGCTCATTTTCGGCGATGAAGTTCAAGCTGTTTCGTCTACCTTTGCCCATAGCATTGTCCATGCTTTCCGAACTTTAGAACAAGTATGGGAAGCACTTGTTGTTGACATAAGAGAGGGAGTCCTGTCGAGTAGAGTCACTGTCCCGTCCATAAGATTAGCCATGTCAAAATTGCTGAAGCCTGATCCGGAACTAGCTGATACAATTTATAATAAGTGCTCAAGATTAAGCAATTGGTACGGCTTGATTCCTGAACTCTTCCCAAACACAAGGTACATATATGGTATCATGACAGGATCAATGGAACCTTACTTGAAGAAACTGAGGCATTATGCTGGGGAGTTACCTTTGTTGAGTGCAGATTATGGTTCTTCTGAAGGATGGGTTGGAGTAAACGTTAACCCGAAATTGCCCCCTGAGCTAGTAACATATGCAGTACTACCAAATATTGGTTATTTCGAATTCATTCCTCTCGGGGGAAATCTCAATGGCATGGAGCAAGCGAATTCTCCAGTGGGTCTGACTGAAGTTAAACTTGGTGAAGAATATGAAATTGTCTTTACAAATTTTGCAGGTACAATTTTCTTGCATCCCTTTTCTTGAAAATGCTTTGCTTGGCAAAACAATTGTTATGTTTGGTGACTCTATCATGTCCTTTCTTGTTTCACTTATATTTGGTGCTTATTGTTAATATCTATTCCGTGTGGCAAAATTGCAGGAAACATGTACATGTGCCTACCTGACATAAAGTATTAAATTCTGCTTAGATAATAAAACTTATGATTTTTTTTCATGCCTTGTTCTGGACTTCGACATGCTTTTCAACCATCTGTTGTACATAGTTGTTCTAATATGCATAACTGCATGTGCCTGATATTCATGTCTTTTTGTCAACCTGTTTTTTGGTTATTAAGCATTAGATTATCCAAAGTAAGTGGTTCTTGAAAAAAGATACTTTAGCAGGTTTTGAAGGCATAGAATGTTGGAATCTTTTGCATTATGCCTTCTAAGTTCTGTCCAGTTGTTCCATATCCACCTCACTTACACATTTCTAAATGACAAGCTATTAGTCTATCTAGTTTATCGcgtattttgttggatttaactATATGCACTGACATTATAATTGACGAGTTTATGAATTTGTAAACGCAGGTTTATATCGTTATAGACTAGGTGATGTGGTAAAGGTAAAAGGATTCCACAATGGGACTCCAGAACTCCAGTTCGTATGCAGAAGGAACCTTTTGCTGAGCATTAACATTGACAAGAACACGGAGAAAGATTTACAACTAGCCGTAGAAGCTGCAGCAAAGCACTTAGTAGACGAAAAACTAGAAGTGGTGGACTTCACGAGCCATGTCAATGTCTCAGCTGATCCGGGACACTATGTGATCTTCTGGGAATTGAGTGGGGAAGCGACTGATGAAATGTTACAAGACTGCTGCAACTGTTTGGATAAAGCGTTCATCGATGCAGGCTATGTGAGCTCCCGGAAAGTGAATGCAATTGGAGCACTTGAGCTGAGGATTGTGAAGAGGGGAACATTTCATAAGATATTAGACCATTTTGTAGGATTAGGAGGTGCAGTTAGCCAGTTTAAGACTCCTAGATGTGTTGGTCCAAAGAATAGCTCATTGCTCCAAATATTGTCTAGTAATGTTGTTGAGAGCTATGTTAGTACTGCCTTCTGTTGAACTATTTGTAGTTTTCCTGCTATGTGCAGCCCTGCTGGGCATTCTTCTCTTAATAAAATACTTTAAATTGTAAGAAAATTGGAGACTTGTTTAACATCTCTACTTCCAGATTAGCAGTAGGCACGGGCACGCTACTCCTCTTCTGTAGAACTATACATATAGAGAacaaatttttaaaagttgtcTGGATGTGGAGTCATTATGTTCAGTCGAACAACATAACGAGTCTAAAGTTACGGAAGCCTTTGTCAAGCCTGATAGCCACAAAATTGCAAGCAAATAGAGTAGAGAGGTTATTGTTTCTTTCAATCAGAATTGCGAGCTTGTTGTAGTCAATCAATTTTGGTCAAGAAACTTTATTCCTCAAATATGATCGTTAATTCAACCCGGTCAAATTTCCATAATTGAATGTCATGTAATTGTATAAAGGTTCACATTAAATTCTCAAATGATAGAGTGACACGTGGAGCCTGGGACAGATGGAAGACAAAACGAGTGGAAGCCAAGACGGAGGACAACAACTTCGGTTGGCATCGGGTAGACCCCGAAGGAAACATTGCTAACGGGACAAAATAATATTTGCCACTAgatgacattcaatgaagaatatttctCAGTACTAAATACACAATCCGTtatagagaattttggcattcatagcACGCCGTTACATATTCGTCAATTGCCcccattattgtcatttaagagggcttgatcctaggaccttgttccctaggtatagctataaatagtgacttcaacgGCGAATATTTGCCACTAGATGACATTCAATAAAGAATATTCCTCAGTACTAAATACAcaatccgttacagagaattttggcattcatagcTTGTCGTTACATAGTCGTTAATGGCCcccattattgtcatttaagagggcttgatcctaggaccttgttccctaggtatagctataaatagtgacttcaatGGCCATTGTAAGGGACAAAaattctgacaaacttatgctacacatCATTCTAAGCTAAATAATATTCTATTTTCTGTCTAACAATATTCTTGTTGTTGTCTTCGGAAGCCTTACTCCTGGAACCAAACTGTCTGCTATTTTATCTCAATCTCAACGCTAAGTCTGGtatttttatttatcattttggatcaaatcgattcgcttgtctataaatcacgcaataaattcaactgtattgttttacgagt contains:
- the LOC107769747 gene encoding jasmonoyl--L-amino acid synthetase JAR6 isoform X3 — its product is MITLVFGDFIGTSSAFMWNASGFLSNFRKIMKMLVEKIEQKFDQEKVIEEFEDLTKDAGKIQEETLEKILEQNRGTEYLQQWGLNGKTDPQTFKNCVPIVTHNDLEPYIQRVADGDLSPILTGKPIETISLSSGTTQGKPKFVPFNDELMESTMQIFKTSFAFRNREFPIGNGKALQFIYSSKQFKTKGGLAAGTATTNVYRNAQFKKTMKAMCTPCCSPDEVIFGPDFHQSLYCHLLCGLIFGDEVQAVSSTFAHSIVHAFRTLEQVWEALVVDIREGVLSSRVTVPSIRLAMSKLLKPDPELADTIYNKCSRLSNWYGLIPELFPNTRYIYGIMTGSMEPYLKKLRHYAGELPLLSADYGSSEGWVGVNVNPKLPPELVTYAVLPNIGYFEFIPLGGNLNGMEQANSPVGLTEVKLGEEYEIVFTNFAGLYRYRLGDVVKVKGFHNGTPELQFVCRRNLLLSINIDKNTEKDLQLAVEAAAKHLVDEKLEVVDFTSHVNVSADPGHYVIFWELSGEATDEMLQDCCNCLDKAFIDAGYVSSRKVNAIGALELRIVKRGTFHKILDHFVGLGGAVSQFKTPRCVGPKNSSLLQILSSNVVESYVSTAFC
- the LOC107769747 gene encoding jasmonoyl--L-amino acid synthetase JAR6 isoform X2, with the translated sequence MLELFFVNVFGVWSNSGFLCFFSLYFCSLFYKLVNCVYQRKIMKMLVEKIEQKFDQEKVIEEFEDLTKDAGKIQEETLEKILEQNRGTEYLQQWGLNGKTDPQTFKNCVPIVTHNDLEPYIQRVADGDLSPILTGKPIETISLSSGTTQGKPKFVPFNDELMESTMQIFKTSFAFRNREFPIGNGKALQFIYSSKQFKTKGGLAAGTATTNVYRNAQFKKTMKAMCTPCCSPDEVIFGPDFHQSLYCHLLCGLIFGDEVQAVSSTFAHSIVHAFRTLEQVWEALVVDIREGVLSSRVTVPSIRLAMSKLLKPDPELADTIYNKCSRLSNWYGLIPELFPNTRYIYGIMTGSMEPYLKKLRHYAGELPLLSADYGSSEGWVGVNVNPKLPPELVTYAVLPNIGYFEFIPLGGNLNGMEQANSPVGLTEVKLGEEYEIVFTNFAGLYRYRLGDVVKVKGFHNGTPELQFVCRRNLLLSINIDKNTEKDLQLAVEAAAKHLVDEKLEVVDFTSHVNVSADPGHYVIFWELSGEATDEMLQDCCNCLDKAFIDAGYVSSRKVNAIGALELRIVKRGTFHKILDHFVGLGGAVSQFKTPRCVGPKNSSLLQILSSNVVESYVSTAFC
- the LOC107769747 gene encoding jasmonoyl--L-amino acid synthetase JAR6 isoform X1, whose amino-acid sequence is MCFTFDFFVCIQCGTIKNRKICSLCLFDTSFYKLTIRVYRKIMKMLVEKIEQKFDQEKVIEEFEDLTKDAGKIQEETLEKILEQNRGTEYLQQWGLNGKTDPQTFKNCVPIVTHNDLEPYIQRVADGDLSPILTGKPIETISLSSGTTQGKPKFVPFNDELMESTMQIFKTSFAFRNREFPIGNGKALQFIYSSKQFKTKGGLAAGTATTNVYRNAQFKKTMKAMCTPCCSPDEVIFGPDFHQSLYCHLLCGLIFGDEVQAVSSTFAHSIVHAFRTLEQVWEALVVDIREGVLSSRVTVPSIRLAMSKLLKPDPELADTIYNKCSRLSNWYGLIPELFPNTRYIYGIMTGSMEPYLKKLRHYAGELPLLSADYGSSEGWVGVNVNPKLPPELVTYAVLPNIGYFEFIPLGGNLNGMEQANSPVGLTEVKLGEEYEIVFTNFAGLYRYRLGDVVKVKGFHNGTPELQFVCRRNLLLSINIDKNTEKDLQLAVEAAAKHLVDEKLEVVDFTSHVNVSADPGHYVIFWELSGEATDEMLQDCCNCLDKAFIDAGYVSSRKVNAIGALELRIVKRGTFHKILDHFVGLGGAVSQFKTPRCVGPKNSSLLQILSSNVVESYVSTAFC
- the LOC107769747 gene encoding jasmonoyl--L-amino acid synthetase JAR6 isoform X4, translating into MKMLVEKIEQKFDQEKVIEEFEDLTKDAGKIQEETLEKILEQNRGTEYLQQWGLNGKTDPQTFKNCVPIVTHNDLEPYIQRVADGDLSPILTGKPIETISLSSGTTQGKPKFVPFNDELMESTMQIFKTSFAFRNREFPIGNGKALQFIYSSKQFKTKGGLAAGTATTNVYRNAQFKKTMKAMCTPCCSPDEVIFGPDFHQSLYCHLLCGLIFGDEVQAVSSTFAHSIVHAFRTLEQVWEALVVDIREGVLSSRVTVPSIRLAMSKLLKPDPELADTIYNKCSRLSNWYGLIPELFPNTRYIYGIMTGSMEPYLKKLRHYAGELPLLSADYGSSEGWVGVNVNPKLPPELVTYAVLPNIGYFEFIPLGGNLNGMEQANSPVGLTEVKLGEEYEIVFTNFAGLYRYRLGDVVKVKGFHNGTPELQFVCRRNLLLSINIDKNTEKDLQLAVEAAAKHLVDEKLEVVDFTSHVNVSADPGHYVIFWELSGEATDEMLQDCCNCLDKAFIDAGYVSSRKVNAIGALELRIVKRGTFHKILDHFVGLGGAVSQFKTPRCVGPKNSSLLQILSSNVVESYVSTAFC